The Syngnathus typhle isolate RoL2023-S1 ecotype Sweden linkage group LG16, RoL_Styp_1.0, whole genome shotgun sequence genome includes a region encoding these proteins:
- the LOC133169511 gene encoding jun dimerization protein 2-like isoform X1, whose product MGITFRVGLMQRSPLYKIYTRPTANQKKAHLFQKGSKSAECATMPGRIPDPSVTAGSLPSLGPLAGIPATDTLKFGELHEFKTMLSPLHFIGSFGKRPLVIKTERDEDDDRRKRRREKNKVAAARCRNKKKERTDYLQKESERLAMLNSDLKAQIEELKLERQQLIHMLNRHRPTCIVRTDSVQTPDSEANPLLLLQQSEAV is encoded by the exons ATGGGGATCACGTTTAGAGTCGGGCTGATGCAACGGTCTCCACTTTATAAAATTTACACTCGACCCACGGCCAACCAGAAGAAAGCACATTTGTTCCAGAAGGGCTCCAAGTCAG CCGAGTGTGCTACCATGCCAGGACGGATTCCGGATCCCTCGGTGACGGCGGGTTCCCTGCCCAGTCTGGGCCCTCTGGCTGGCATCCCGGCTACCGACACGCTCAAGTTTGGTGAGCTTCATGAGTTCAAGACGATGTTGTCGCCGCTCCACTTCATCGGTAGCTTTGGAAAAAGGCCCCTTGTCATCAAAACAGAG agagatgaagatgatgatagaAGGAAACGAAGGCGAGAGAAAAACAAGGTAGCTGCAGCACGATGTCGAAACAAGAAGAAAGAGAGGACGGATTATCTACAAAAA GAATCGGAAAGATTAGCAATGTTAAACTCTGATCTGAAAGCTCAGATTGAGGAGCTGAAACTTGAACGCCAGCAACTGATCCACATGCTTAACCGCCATCGTCCCACCTGCATCGTGCGGACGGACAGTGTCCAGACGCCCGATAGCGAAGCGaacccgctgctgctgctgcagcagtCGGAGGCCGTGTGA
- the LOC133169511 gene encoding jun dimerization protein 2-like isoform X2: protein MGITFRVGLMQRSPLYKIYTRPTANQKKAHLFQKGSKSGRIPDPSVTAGSLPSLGPLAGIPATDTLKFGELHEFKTMLSPLHFIGSFGKRPLVIKTERDEDDDRRKRRREKNKVAAARCRNKKKERTDYLQKESERLAMLNSDLKAQIEELKLERQQLIHMLNRHRPTCIVRTDSVQTPDSEANPLLLLQQSEAV, encoded by the exons ATGGGGATCACGTTTAGAGTCGGGCTGATGCAACGGTCTCCACTTTATAAAATTTACACTCGACCCACGGCCAACCAGAAGAAAGCACATTTGTTCCAGAAGGGCTCCAAGTCAG GACGGATTCCGGATCCCTCGGTGACGGCGGGTTCCCTGCCCAGTCTGGGCCCTCTGGCTGGCATCCCGGCTACCGACACGCTCAAGTTTGGTGAGCTTCATGAGTTCAAGACGATGTTGTCGCCGCTCCACTTCATCGGTAGCTTTGGAAAAAGGCCCCTTGTCATCAAAACAGAG agagatgaagatgatgatagaAGGAAACGAAGGCGAGAGAAAAACAAGGTAGCTGCAGCACGATGTCGAAACAAGAAGAAAGAGAGGACGGATTATCTACAAAAA GAATCGGAAAGATTAGCAATGTTAAACTCTGATCTGAAAGCTCAGATTGAGGAGCTGAAACTTGAACGCCAGCAACTGATCCACATGCTTAACCGCCATCGTCCCACCTGCATCGTGCGGACGGACAGTGTCCAGACGCCCGATAGCGAAGCGaacccgctgctgctgctgcagcagtCGGAGGCCGTGTGA
- the LOC133169511 gene encoding jun dimerization protein 2-like isoform X3, with protein sequence MPGRIPDPSVTAGSLPSLGPLAGIPATDTLKFGELHEFKTMLSPLHFIGSFGKRPLVIKTERDEDDDRRKRRREKNKVAAARCRNKKKERTDYLQKESERLAMLNSDLKAQIEELKLERQQLIHMLNRHRPTCIVRTDSVQTPDSEANPLLLLQQSEAV encoded by the exons ATGCCAGGACGGATTCCGGATCCCTCGGTGACGGCGGGTTCCCTGCCCAGTCTGGGCCCTCTGGCTGGCATCCCGGCTACCGACACGCTCAAGTTTGGTGAGCTTCATGAGTTCAAGACGATGTTGTCGCCGCTCCACTTCATCGGTAGCTTTGGAAAAAGGCCCCTTGTCATCAAAACAGAG agagatgaagatgatgatagaAGGAAACGAAGGCGAGAGAAAAACAAGGTAGCTGCAGCACGATGTCGAAACAAGAAGAAAGAGAGGACGGATTATCTACAAAAA GAATCGGAAAGATTAGCAATGTTAAACTCTGATCTGAAAGCTCAGATTGAGGAGCTGAAACTTGAACGCCAGCAACTGATCCACATGCTTAACCGCCATCGTCCCACCTGCATCGTGCGGACGGACAGTGTCCAGACGCCCGATAGCGAAGCGaacccgctgctgctgctgcagcagtCGGAGGCCGTGTGA
- the fosaa gene encoding protein c-Fos has protein sequence MLRKENTPDMEVESPTCRADSPAGIRCQETAEGANSPASSTSSSSSGDNAKDICQDPLFVPTVTAISSSPDFQWMVQPTIITSVSPSPGCEPANEPKSSRQATPIRESRNKGKNAARKAKAEQLSPEEEEKKRIRRERNKMAAAKCRNRRRELTDTLQAETDKLEEEKASLETEIANLLKEKERLEIILATHKPVCQVSEDMESVFQDSAGSLEIPPSPEEDQVPDDGVQEAPSLQDMDVPNDPSVAISGNSNILLCASAEISICDLEPSLDIKSGLLDAMLPTFGDKPPMETARSVPDIDLSGSLGVSDWETLYKSVSSDLEPLSTPVVTSTPTCSSYLSVFTFSCPELDLLTEGLDNHKGGGGGGKAESVDHLNSPTLLAL, from the exons ATGCTTCGTAAAGAGAATACGCCAGACATGGAAGTAGAGTCCCCCACCTGCCGGGCGGACTCTCCCGCCGGGATAAGGTGCCAGGAGACGGCCGAGGGGGCGAACTCTCCTGCCTCCTccacatcctcctcttcctcgggggACAACGCAAAG GACATCTGCCAAGACCCACTATTTGTTCCGACCGTGACTGCAATCTCCTCCAGCCCTGATTTCCAGTGGATGGTCCAGCCTACAATCATCACATCCGTTTCCCCGTCTCCAGGTTGCGAGCCAGCCAATGAGCCGAAGAGCTCTCGCCAGGCAACACCCATAAGAGAGAGCAGGAATAAGGGAAAGAATGCAGCGAGGAAAGCAAAAGCAGAGCAG CTGTctccagaggaggaggagaagaagaggatCAGGAGGGAGAGGAATAAAATGGCTGCTGCCAAGTGCCGCAACCGCCGGAGGGAACTGACGGATACGCTGCAAGCT GAGACGGACAAGCTGGAGGAGGAAAAAGCATCCCTGGAGACAGAAATCGCCAACCTCCTCAAAGAGAAGGAGCGTTTGGAAATCATTCTGGCCACACATAAACCCGTGTGCCAAGTGTCCGAAGATATGGAGTCAGTGTTCCAGGATTCCGCCGGATCCCTTGAAATCCCACCAAGTCCGGAGGAGGACCAGGTCCCAGACGACGGCGTGCAGGAAGCTCCTTCGCTTCAAGACATGGACGTCCCCAACGATCCGTCCGTAGCCATCTCAGGGAACTCCAACATCCTGTTGTGTGCCAGCGCTGAAATCAGCATCTGCGATCTGGAGCCTTCTCTGGACATTAAGTCGGGGCTTCTGGATGCTATGCTACCTACCTTCGGGGATAAGCCACCCATGGAGACGGCCCGGTCGGTTCCGGACATCGACTTGAGCGGCTCTCTCGGGGTCTCCGACTGGGAGACCCTGTACAAGTCCGTCTCCAGCGACCTGGAGCCCCTCAGTACTCCCGTGGTGACCTCCACTCCGACCTGCAGCAGCTATCTGTCCGTCTTTACCTTCTCCTGTCCCGAGTTGGACTTGCTCACAGAAGGACTGGACAACCAtaaaggaggaggcggaggaggaaaaGCCGAATCTGTCGATCATCTCAACTCTCCAACTTTGCTGGCCCTATAA